The window GTTCGAAGAAGCGGCTCCAGCCCCGCGCGATCTCCTCCTGGTACCGGGCGCGCTCGGCCTCGCTCACCTGAGGCATCGTCACTTACCCCCTTCGCGCACCGCGACGATCCGGTACGCATTCCCGTGCGACAACCGCGAGATCAGTGCCTTGTTGACGAGGATGTCGACCTTCAGTGCCGGGTTGATCAGTTTCGGGAAGACCTTGGTCCACGCGACCTGGTTGACCTTGCGCGAGAAGTCCGACGCCTCGGTCGTGCGCCACGGGTGGTCCGGGTCCGGCCCGATCTTCGTCATCGCGAATACCAGCGCCATCAGCACCTCGACCGGCTGGTGGGCCTCGGCCTGCTGGACCTCGAGCGGGCGGAAGCCGTGCTCGACGAGGGCCTGCAGCAGGTTGCCGACCGGTGGGAAGTTGAGGTGCTGCGGCTGGAAGTAGGGCACCCACCACGACCGGAACACGTGGCGCAGCACGCACTCCGCGTCGGGCATCTCGATCTCGAGCAGCCCACCGGGCTCCAGCGCGCGGGCGGCGGCGGCGAGCTCGGCCCGCGGGTCGAGCGTGTGCTCCAGGTAGTGGTGCATGGAGATGACGTCGTAGCGGCCGCGGAGCTCGTCGGCGAGCTCGGGGAACGCGTTCTCGCGGTAGGCGTGGGCCAGCCAGCCGCGCTCCAGTGCGCGGTCGACGCCGCTGCCCTGGTCGAGGCCGTCGAAGACCGTGTTCGGCAGGATCTCCGCCGCGTGCTTGGCGAAGTAGCCCCAGCCGGTGCCGACGTCCAGCCACGAGCGCGGGCCGTCCGGGCCGGCGTGCCGCTGCACGAGCTGGGCGCGCGCGTGGTTCGCGGGCGCGCCGTAGGAGGACATCTCGTCGGCCTGCGCGGCGCCGCGGCCGTCGTAGAAGTCGCGGTAGTAGAAGTTCAGCCCCTCACCGGTCAGGCGCGGGTTCTGGAAGACGAAGTTGCACGTCCGGCACTTGGAGAGCGTGAAGACGCCGGGCTTGCGCTGGTACAGCTCCTTCGAGCGGACCTCGACGGTCAGTCGCGTCGACCCGCACCACGGGCAGTCGTGACGCCGCGGCTCGAAGAACCGCGCCGTCCCGGCCGCGAGCTGCGCGGCGTACCAGGCGCGGTCGTCGACGGTGTTGTCAGCCGTCTGCGTCATGTCAGCTTCTCCAGTCGGTCGGCCGCGGCCGGAGCGCCTCCGGCGGCCTCGAACTCCTCCGCGATCGCCGCGGCGGCGGTGCGGTAGGACGTGTCGGTGAGCACGGCGACGATCGCGTCGCGCAGCTCGGCGGCGGAGACCCGGCCGAACTTCACGCGGATCCCCGCGCCGCACTCGGTCACCTGCGACGCGACGGCCGGCTGGTCGTCGCGGATCGGCGCGACCACCAGCGGCAGCCGGTGCGCGAGCGCCTCGCAGGTCGTGTTGTGGCCGGCGTGGCAGACGACGGCGTCCAGGTGGGGGAGCAGCTCGAGCTGCGGCACCCGCTCGGCGACGAGCACGTTCGGCGGCGGGTTCAGCCCGGCGGGCGGGGCGACGACGACGGCCTGGACCTCGTCGACGAGCGTCCCGAGCGCCTCCATCGCGACCGCGAAGAACCGGTCGCCGGAGTCGCGGTTCACCGTGCCCAGCGAGATCAGCAGGTGCTTGCGCGCGGGGTCGAACCACGAGAAGTCGAACGCGGGCCCGGGGCCGCGGCCGCCGAACGCAGGCCCGACCATCGCGATGTGCGCGCCCAGCGGGTTCGGCGGGCGGAGCAGCCCCTCGGTCGAGTAGCAGAGGATGAGCTCGGGGGAGAAGCGCAGGTCGATCGCCGGGGCCAGGCCGAACTCCGCCTGCAGGTCGGCCATGCGCTCGTCGGCCCACTCCGTGAGCTTCGGCATCGTCTCGTACTGGCCGGTGAGCTCCGCGGTCGTCGACGCCGACGTCGCCCACGGCAGGCCCCGTTCGCGCGCGACGATCGCGCCGGCCAGGGCCTGCTGGTCGACGAGCATCACGTCCGGGCCGAACTCGTCGACGGCCGCGCGGACCCCACGGACCATCGACTGCGCGAGCGGGATGAGGAAGTCCTCCCAGAAGAACCGGAACGCCGTCGCCGCGCGCAGGCCGCGCCAGCGCTCGAGGCGGGAGGACAACGGCTCACCGGGGAACTCGTCGTCGACCGCGAACACACGCGCGCCGGGCGGCAGCACCGAGGCCAGGTAGACCGAGTTGCCCGCCCACGCGACGTCGTGCCCGCGCGCGGACAGCTCCGCGGACACCGCGACCAGCGGCAGGATGTGCCCGGTCAGCGGAGGGACGACGACGAGGAAGCGAGCCATCGCGCGCTACCGCAGGCACGGGTCGGCCGCGCGGGCGGCCAACCACTCCACGACGATCTCCCGCACCTGCGGCGTCGCGTCCATCAGCACGGAGTGCCCCACGCCCTCGACGACGGTGAGGGTGGCGTGCGGCAGCAGGTCCTCGAGCTGGCGCTGGTAGTCCGGGACGTCGGACTTCTCGCCGTAGATCGCGCGGATCGGCATGCGCAGGGACCGGAGCCGGTCACGTTCGATCGGGCGGGCCTTGGTCAGGTCCGGGTAGAAGCTCGTGTGGTTCGCGAGGTCGGTGAGGGCGTCCATCATCTTGACGACCTTGCGGCCGAACCGGCGGATCCAGGCCTGAAGGTTCTCCTCGCCCATCTCCGCGACGACGGCCTCGACGCGCTGGCGCTCGGCGGCGATCTGCTCGGCCCACCCGTCGACGTTGAAGTGAGCCTCGATCAGAACCAGGCTCGCGACCCGCTCGGGATGCTCCACGGCGAAGTCGAGCGCGATCGTCCCGCCGTAGCTGTTGCCGACCAGGTGTACCGGGGTGGAGATCTCCAGGGCGTCGAGCACCCCGGTCAGATCCGCGATGGAGTCCTCCATCGTGTAACCGGTGCGCGGGCGCTCGGTGTCGCCGTGGCCGCGCAGGTCGTAGAGCACGCACTCGGCGCCGGTCTTCCCGACCGCCCCCGCGACCGTGTAGTAGAAGCTGGCCATGTTGTCCATGCCGAGGCCGTGCAGGAACACGACCGGGGGCGCCGTGCGCTCGGTCGGACCGCCGGCCGGGCGGTTGAGGTGCTGGACGTGGAACCGCACCCCGTTCGCGATCACTTCGGGCATGGAGGGAACTCGGCTCGTCAGCTGCGAACGCTGAGCACGTACTCGACGACGGTGCCCACGCGCATCTCGATGATCTCGTCCAGGTCCTTGTCGGCGAGGAAGCCGGCGAAGTCGACGTCGCCGCCGTAGTGCTCGGTCAGCTTGGCGCCGAACTTCACGAACTCGATCGACTCCATCTCGAGATCGTCCTCGAACGAGGTGTCCAGGCCGATCTCGAGGTCGAGCAGGTACTCCTCGCCGATGGTCTCGGTGATGAGCCGGCGCACGACATCGAGAACCTCCGCCTCGGCGGTGGTGCGTGCGTCGACTGTCATGGCGTCTCCTCGAAGTGCGGGCAGTTCATGATCCCAGGTTCGTTCCCAGGATGTCGGATTCTCTCGTCCACCCGACGGCGTACGGGACCGGAAGTTCGCCGGAACGGGTGCTCACCCAGCGTCCGTTCCCGTCGACAACGACCAGCAACCGGTCGTTTTCGGCACGGGTCACCACGAACCGGGCCGGACGCCCACCGAGGCCCGTACCCGCCGCTTTCGCCACCGCCTCCTTAGCGGTCCAGAACCGGGTGACCCACTGCGCCCGGAGGGCCGGGTCGCCGCCGGCCGGCGCGACGGTCTCCAGCAGCTCGCGCTCGGACTCGGTGAGCAGGGCAGCCTCGGCCGGGGCGTCGGCCACCAGCTCGAGGTCGATCCCCACCCCGCCGTCGCCCGACCCGGCCAGGGCGACCGCGAAGGGACCCGAGTGGGCGAGCGAGAGGCGGACGCCCTCGCCGGGGCCGGTCGCGTACGGCGCGCCGAGGCTGTCGTTCGCGATCCCGACCTCGGCCGGGTAGATCGGGCCGTGCCCCTCCGCCCAGCGGTGGGCGCGCACGGCGTCCTTCGCGGCGATGCGGCCGAGCAGCCAGTGCCGCGCGGCGCGCGGCGTCCGTCCGGCGAGCTCGCTCTCCTCGGCAGGGGCGAGGTACTGACGGCGAGCCAGGTCCCGGGCGACCGGGTCGGTCCACGGTTCGACGAGCAGAAACCATCCGCCCGGCTGCTCCTGCGCGAGCGTGGAGCTCGCCGGGCGGCGGAACGCCTCGACGGTGACCGGGTCGCCCTCCAGCCGACGGTCCGTCCAGCCGGTGACGTGGCACCACAGGTTCCCGGCCCCGTCCCGCAGCTCCAGGTCGGCGACGACCTCGACGTCGGTGGCCGAACGAACCCGAACAACCGTCGCGTACGTGGCGCCCACCGCCGGGGGCGGGCCGAAGAAGCTGACCGAGCCGATCGTCGCGGGCAGCACGAGGGCGTTCTCGGGGTGGATCGCGACCCAGTAGCCGAGGAGCTGGCCCGCGGCGTCGAGCAGGGACCCCGGCGCCGGCAGCTCGGCCACGACGCCCCGCACGCCGTCGTCGGCGATCGCCGTCAGCTCCCGGACGCCCTGGAACTCCGGCCCGTGGAACATCCACCGCTCGGAGTACAGCCCGCGGGCGTCGGTGGCGGGGGCGCGCTCCCCGGTCAGCGGGGCGTCCCGCAACGCCGGAGGGGCGGGATACTCGTCGGCGAGCAGGACCGTGGCCCGCGCGTAGGTCTCGACGGGGCCGTTGCCGACCGAGCCGTCCACGACGACGGAGACGACCGTCAGGTCCGCCCCGCCGTCCTCCCGCGGCTGCTCGGTCGCGGTGATGCGCAGCGCGATCTCGGGCTCGACGGCCAGTGGCCGCAGCGCCCGCACCCCGCGGACGCCGGTCACGAGCCGCTCCGGGACCAGTGACGCCGCGGCCTCGACGATGAGCGCGATCGTCCCCGTCATCGGGACGATCGGGTACCGCGCTTCCGCCGGCGCCTCCGCGGGCGCCTGCAGCAGCGCGTGGTCCGCGAGGTACGGGTCGCTCCGCAGCGACATCCGCCGCTCCGTCACCGCGCTCCGCGGCCCGCCCTCGCCCCGGCTGCCCTCTCCCCGAAAGCGCACTCCAGCACCGCGATTTTGCGTTCCGGGGTGCTGTGCTGCGCTTTCGGGAGAAGGCCGACGGTGCTGTGCTGCGCTTTCGGGGGACGCGGCGGCGAGGACGTCGGCCGCGGCGGCGTTCGCCTCGCCGACGAAGGCGCGGAACTCCTCCGCGACCGCCCCACCCCCACTGGAGATGACATCTCCACCGATCGGGCCGATCCCACTGGAGATGACATCTCCAGTGGGGGTTGGTGTCGGGGTGGTGAGGGTCGGGGGGTCGACGAGGCGGAGCAGCGGGGACCCGAGCTGCAGCGGGACGGCGAGGCCCGGACGGCGCGGGGCGGGCGCGGCGGGGGCGGGGTCCTCGGTGGGCTGCTCGGCGGCGAGGCGGGAGAAGCGCGGGGCGGCGCCCTCGGTCCACAGCGCGGCGGCGACGCGGCGCAGCTGCTCGAGGCCGGTTCGCTTCGGGATGTTCGCGCTGATCACCAGGTGCGGGGTCGCGGGGTTGTCGAGGGTGTCCTCGACGAACCCGGGGAGGCTGCCGGTCCCGACCTGGACGAACGCGCGCACGCCCTCGGCGTACAGCCGCTGGATCAGCGGGCCGAACCGCACGGGTTCGACGAGATTGCGCAGCAGCAGGGACCGGACCTCGGCGTCCTCGGCCGGGTACGGCGCGACGGTCGTCGCCGACCACAGCGGCACCGAGACCTGACGTAGCGTCAGGCCGGCGATGAACTCGCGCGTCGGGCCGAGATACGGCTCCAGGTACGGGGTGTGAAAGCCGGACTTGAAAGGCAGCAGCGACCCGGCGACTCCGCGCTCGCGCAGCCGGTCGAGCGCGACGTCCACCTGGGCCTGCTCGCCGCAGATGATCGACTGGTGCGGGCAGTTGTCGTGCGAGAGCACGACGCGCTCCAGTCCGGCGATCGCCTCGACTGCGACCGAGGCTCCGCAGCCGAGCACCGCGAACACCAGGTCGGGGACGCCCGGCCCGGAGTCGAACGCGCGGGTCGAGTCCGCGAACTCCTCGAACGGGGCCCCGCCCGCGGCGATGAGCGCGCTCCACTCCCCGATGCTGTGGCCGGCGACGACGTCGGGCCGGATGTCCATCGCCCGCAGCGCGCGGTCCAGCAGCCGCCCGACGCCGGCGAGCTCGAGCCCGCGCCGGCCGAGCCCGGCGTCCGCCGCGCTGCGGACCGGCGGCAGCCCGAAGTGCGCGGCGACGTCGTCCACGCGCGGGGAGAAGACCTCCTCCAGCCCGGGAAACAGGAACGCGACCCGGCCGCCACCGGGGCCGAGCAACGGCGAGGTCGAGAACCACACGTCGTTGCGGCCGCGCCACGGCTTCCCCTGCGCCACGACCTTGCGCGCGAGCGCCAGCCGCTTTGCGTCCGGGTTGACGATCGCCAGCCGGGCCGGTCCCCCCACCGGGGGCGCCCAGGTGTCGTCGCGGGCGAGCAGGGTGTCGTCGTCGGCGTCGAGCTGCGCCGCGATCGCCGCCGCGTCCGCTCCGGTGAACAGCAGCACCTTCTCCGCCGCCGCCTCCGGCTTTGCGTCCGACGATGTGGTCGCAATTGCAGCCACATCTTCGGACGCAACGAGATAAACAGAAGAGTCGCTGCTGCGGAGATCCTCGAGGACGACGTGAGCGTTGATGCCGCCGAAGCCGAAGGCGTTGACGCCGGCGCGACGGGGGCCGTCGGTCTCCCACTCCCGCCGGGCGGTGACGGGGGCGAAGCGGGTCCCCTCCAGCGCCGGGTGTGGGTCGTCGCAGTGCAGAGTGGGGGGCAGGAAGCCCTCGGACACGGCGAGCGCGGCCTTGATCAACCCGGCGGCACCGGCGGCCGGCATGGCGTGCCCGATCATCGACTTCACCGAGCCGATGCCGATGTCGGCGCCGCCCGACGCCGGACCGAACACCTCGGTGAGGGAGGCGAGCTCGGTCGCGTCGCCGGCGACCGTCGCGGTCCCGTGAGCCTCGATCAGGCCGACGGAACCGGGGGTCCGCGGGTCGATGCCCGCCGCCGCCCAAGCGGCGTTCATCGCCGCCACCTGGCCACTCGACTGAGGGGCCATCAGACTTGCGGCGCGGCCGTCGCCGGCGACGCCGGTGCCGCGGATGACGGCGTAGACGCGCTCGTCGTCGCGCACGTCGGCGAGGCGCTTGAGCACCACGATCGCGGTGCCCTCACCGATGAGGATCCCGTCCGCGCCCCGGTGGAAGGGTCGGATCCGCTCGCTCGGCGACAGCGCGCCGAGCAGGTTGAAGCCGGACCAGAAGGTGATGTCGTGGCAGTGGTGCACGCCGCCGGCGAGGACGACGTCGCACCGGCCGGACGCCAGGTCCCGAACCGCGTGGTCGACGGCGATCAGCGACGAGGCGCAGGCGGCGTCCACCGTGTACGCCGGGCCGGCGAGGTCGAGCCGGTTCGCGGTCCGCGACGCGACGAGGTTCGGCACCATCAGGTCGATGCCGGACTCCTCGCGCAGGTCGCCGGCGCGGGCGGAGAACGAGGCCCGCACCGCTTCGAGCTGATCGTCGGAGATCCCCGGCATCAGTTCGCGCAGGGTGGCCACGAGCTGGTTCGCCGTCCGGACGCGGTCGACGAACCGCGCCATGCCCGCGTTGAAGTAGCCGCCCCGGCCGAGCACGATCCCGACCTTGCGCCGGTCGCCGAGCGTGTCGGGCCCGCCGGCGTCGTCGATCGCAGCGGCGGCGGTCGCGAGCGCGACCAGTTGCTCGGCCTCGATGTCCCCGACGGCCATCGGCATGATGCCGAAGCGCATCGGGTCGATCGTCACCTCGCCGACGAAGCCGCCCCGTCGGCAGTACATCCGGTCGCCGGGGCGCGTCTTGGCCGCGCCCGGGTCGTAGAACTCCGGGTCCCACCGCGAGGCGGGGACGTCGGAGATCGCGTCCACCCCCGCGCGGAGGTTCTCGCGGTAGGTGGCGAGGTCGGGCGCGCCGGGCAGCACGGCCGCCATCCCGACGATGGCTACCGCGGTCCCCCCTGTGCTGTCAGTCGTCGACTGACGCATCGTCGTGCTAGCCCCCGAGCCCACCACTGAACGCTACGTCGAAAGCCGCCGGTTCGGCACACACGTACACCACCTGGGGGCCCTCGCCGTGCGCGAGCTCACGGAGCAGCGCGTTCACGCCGTCCTCCGGGTGGATCGCGCCGACGCCCTGCCGGGCGTAGCTGCGCAGCAGTTCCGCCGACACCATGCCGTCGCCGGCGGTGCCGGTCGGGAGCCAGGGGCCCCAGTCGACGCTGACGACCCGTCCGGTGAAGCGGGTCTCCCACGCGCGAGCCAGGCAGTCCAGCGCGTCGTTCGCCGCGGCGTAGTCGCACTGACCGCGGTTGCCGAAGACACCCGAGACGCTGCCGAAGAGCACCAGGAACTTCAGCTCGGCCGGGAGGGCGGACGCCAGCGCGCGGGCGCCGTCGACCTTGGTCTCCCAGACGCGGGCGAACCCGTCCGCGGACTTGTCGGCGATCAGGCGGTCGTCGAGGACGCCGGCCCCGTGCACGACCCCGTCGATGCGGCCGTGACGGGCCATCACCTCGGCGATGCCGTCCGAAACGGCGGCGGCGTCGCGGACGTCGACCGCGGAGTACGTCACCGACGCGGCCACCGACTGCAGCGCCGTCATCGTCGCGCGGATCTCGCGCTCCGCCAGCACGCGGGCGACCTCACGCTCGACCTGCGCCGGGACGGTGACGCCCGACGCGATCAGCGCCCGGCGCAACGCGGCCTCGTCGGTCGCACCCGCGGTCGCCGGGCCCTCCTCCGCGGCCGGCAGCGGGCTGCGGCCCCAGAGCACGATGTGGCACCCGGCGACGCCGGCCAAACCGGCCGCGGTCCGCGCCGTGATGCCGCGCGCGCCGCCGGTCAGCAGGACGACCGCGCCGGGCGTGAGCCCGAGCTGGGCGGCGGACGGCAGGGCCTCGACCTCCAGCGGCGCCGCCGTCAGCGACAGCGTCGAGCGGACACCCTCGGCGTACCCGACGACCTCGGGGCCGGCCGGGTGCACCAGCTCGGCGACGAGGCGGGAGGTCAGCAGCTCCGCCGTCTCCTTCGGGTCGATGTCGAGCGCCCGACACGAGACGTGCGGGTACTCGCGGGCGATCGTGCGGACCAGGCCGGCCAGACCCATGCCCGCCGGGGCGTCCGAGCGCGGCGGGGCGTCGGTGGCGGTGCGGTGGCCCATGCGGCCACCGGTGCCGGTGACGACGAGCAGCTGGCGCGCACCGCCGAGGACGGCGTGGCGCAGGACCGCGAACGCGTCCGGCAGCGACGGCGGCTCGCTCGGTCCGGCGGCCCCGAGGTGGACGAGGATGTCGACGTCCCCGAGCTCGGTGTCCGGGTCCGTGGAGACGGTCCGGACGGTCGCGCCCCGTGCGGTCAGCGCGTCGGCCAGCTCGATGCCGATGCCGAGCCCACCACCGACCATCGTGACGTGACGGCCGTGCAGGGTGCCGTCCGCCGTCAGCGGCGTCGTGGGGACGAGCTCCAGCCGGTAGCGCCGGACGGGCTCGCGCTCGGCCGGGGCGTCGGCCGGGGTGTCGGGAGTGACCGGCGCGGCCACCACGACCGGAGCCGCGGTCGGAGGCGCCACCGGAGCCGCGTCGCCGACGATCGCGTCGACCATCGCGCGCATGGTGCGTAGCCGGGAGAGCTTGGCCTGGGCGTCCTCGTCGAGGCCGGCCTCGGGGAGGCGGTCGGCGAGGAGCCCCAGGATCTCGGTGCGCTTGAGGGAGGCGATCGACAGGTCGGCCTCGAGGTCGAGGTCGACGTCGAGCATCTCGGTCGGGTACCCGGTCCGCTCGGCGATCAGGTCGGTGAGGACGCTCTGCACGCGCTCGGCGGTGAGGCCCGCGGCGGGGGCGACCACCGCGGCCGGAGCCGGCGTGGGAGCCGGCGCGGCCGGAGCAACCGGAGCCGGCGCCGCCGCGGGTGCAGCCGGGGCGGTCTCGACGATCGCGGCGACCATCCCGGCCATCGTGCGGATGCGGGAGAGCTTGGCCTGGGCGTCCTCGTCGAGGCCGGCCTCGGGGAGGCGGTCGGCGAGGAGACCGAGGATCTCAGTGCGCTTGAGGGAGGCGATCGACAGGTCGGCCTCGAGGTCGAGGTCGGCGCCGAGCATCTCGGCGGGGTAGCCGGTGCGCTCGGCAATCAGCTCGGTCAGGACGGCGAGGACCCGGTCGGCCGTGAGCTCGGTGCTGAGGTCCGCGGGCGCGGCGACCGGCGCGGGGGCCGGCTCGGCGACGACGACCGGCTCGGCGGGTGCCGGAGCCGGAGCGACGACCGGAGCCGGCTCGACGATCGGCGCGGGGGCGACGGTCTCCACGGTGGGAGCCGTCGCAGCCACCGGCTGCGCAACCGGAGCCGGCTGGGCCCCCGGAACGGCCGGCGCCACGGGGGCGGGGGCCGAACCGAGGAAACCGAGCACGACGTCACGCTGGGCCGCGATCATCTCGCGGCCGGCGCGGAGGAATTCGAGCACGACGGCCTCGCGGCCGTCGGCGGGGGCGGCAACAGCAGCGGGAGAGACCGGCGCGGCGGGCGCGGGCGTCCCCTGGGCGGGCGTAACCGGGGTGGCGGCCGAGATCTCGACGCGCTGAGCCGGCTGGAGGCCGTTGGCCACGGGCTTCCCTTCGGCGGTGCGGACCAGGTGTCCGTTGACGACCCACCCGGGCCGGCGCGGGACGTCCTGGGCGGACACGACGGCGGTATCGCGTCCGGCGTACAGGGCCGTGGTGTCGACGGTGACACCGGCGGCGGACAGGCGGCCCAGCGCGGTGAGCAGGGCGGTCACGCCGTGCTTGCCGGGAGCGTCGGTCGCGATCGCGACGTGCGGGCGGTCGCCGAGGATCGCGCCCACCAGGCCGGTCAGCACGCGGCCCGGGCCGCACTCGACGAAGACGCGGGCGCCGGCGGCGTACATCGCCTCGATCTGCTCGGTAAAGCGGACCGGCGAGGCGACCTGCTCCGCGAGCAGTTCGCGCACCGCGGACGACCCGAGCGGGTACGGGGCGGCGGTCGCGTTGGCCCACACCGGCAGGTGCGGCGAACCGATCGAACGACGCATCAGCTCAGCCTCGAGCGTCCGCGAGGCGTCGGCGACGAGCGGGGAGTGGAACGCGCACGCGACCGGGATCCGCTGCGCGGTGATGCCGCCGTCCTTCAGCGCGGTCACCGCGGAGTCGACCGCAGCCGTCGGGCCGGAGATCACCGTCTGGTCGGGGGAGTTCAGGTTCGCGACGACGACTCCGCCGTGAGGGCCGCCCGAGCTCATCTGCCCGTTGAGCGTGGCGCGGATGGCCGCCTCGCCGGCGGAGACCGCGGCCATCGTGCCGGGGTCGCCCCCGGCCGCGGCGAGGATCGCCTCGCCGCGCGCGGCGGAGATCTCCAGCAGGTCGGCCGGGCTGATGGCGCCGGCCACGCAGAGGGCGACGAGCTCACCGTAGGAGTGGCCGGCGAGGTGATCCGGCGTCAGGCCGAGCGCGCGCAGCGTCCGGAACATCGCGAGGTCCGCGATGCCGAGCGCCGGCTGCGCGACGCGGGTGTCGGTCAGCGCCGCGCGCTGGGCGTCCCGGGTCGCGTCGTCGAACGCGGCGGGCGGGAACATCGTCGGCACCCAGCGGGCGCCGATCTCGAGCAGGTCCTGCAGGCGCGGGAACGCGGTGAACAGGTCGGCGAGCATGCCCGGGCGCTGGCTGCCCTGCCCCGGGAAGAGGAAGGCGACCTCGCCGGCGGGCTCCCCGGCCTTCTCGCCGTCGGCGACGAAGACCGCGGGGCCGGCGGTGAACGCCTTCGCGGCGGGGATCTTCGCCGCGAGGTCGTCGAGGTCGGTGGCGACGAACGCGACCTGCACCGCGCCGGCGGAGGAGTCGTCGAAGGTCCGGGCCAGGTCACGCAGGCGCCACGGGCGGCCCGCGCCGTCGTTGGCCGCGCAGAGGGCGACGAGCTCGTCGAGCGCCGCGACGGCCTCGGCCCGGGTTGCGCCGCGGGCGACGAACAGCTCGGCCGGCCACTGGTCCAGACCCGATCGCGGCGCCGGTCCGTTCGTGTACCCGGACAGGACCGTGTGGAAGTTCGTCCCGCCGAAGCCGAAGGCGCTGACGCCGGCGACGCGCGGCCGGTCGGCCGGCCACGGGCGCGGCTTCGTGTCGAAGACGAACGGGTTCTCGCCCGCGACCCAGGCGGGGTTCGGGGTGGTGAGCTGCCCGGTCGGCGGGAGGACGCCGGTGTGCAGCGCGAGCGAGGCCTTGATCACACCGGCGAGGCCCGCGGTGCACTTGGTGTGCCCGATCTGGGACTTCACCGACCCGAGCGCGCACGACGCCGGCGCGGCGCCGGCCTCGGAAAAGACCTCGGACAGGACGGTGAGCTCGGTGCGGTCGCCGACGACGGTGCCGGTGCCGTGGGCCTCGACCAGGCCGACGTCGGCCGGGGAGACGCCCGCCTGCGCGTACGCCCGCTCCAGCGCACGGCGCTGGCCCTCGGGCCGCGGGGCGGTCAGGCCGAGCGACTTGCCGTCGGAGGAGGAGCCGATGCCGGAGATGACCGCGTAGATCCGGTCGCCGTCGCGCTCGGCGTCGACGCGGCGCTTGAGCACGACGGCGGCCACGCCCTCACCGAGCGCGATGCCGTCGGCGTTCGCGTCGAAGGGCTTGCAGTGCCCGGTCTTCGACAGCGCGCCGACCGAGGCGAACTGCAGGTAGTCCTGGATGCCGTTGTGGATGTCCGCGCCGCCGGCCAACACCATGTCCGCGCCGCCGCCGCGCAGCTGCATGCACGCGACCTCGAGCGCGGCCAGCGCCGAGGCGCACGCGGCGTCGACGGTGTAGTTGGCGCCGCCGAGGTCCAGGCGGTTGGCGATGCGGCCGGAAATGACGTTGGCCAGCGCGCCGGGGAACGAGTCCTCGGTCAGCTTCGGCAGCAGCGCGTCGAGCTCGGCCGGCATCTCACCGTGGAACTGCGGGTACAGCGCACGGAAGCTGTAGGCGGCCGACAGGTCGGTGCCGGGCTCGGCGCCGAAGATGACGCCGGTCCGCTCGCGGTCGAACTCGCGACCCGCGGCGTTCGCGGTGGCGTAGCCGGCGTCGCGCAGCGCGCGGGCGGCGACTTCGAGGGCCAGCAGCTGCACCGGCTCGATCGAGGCGAGCGCCTGCGGCGGGATGCCGTACGTGAGCGCGTCGAACGGGACGTCGGGCAGGAAGCCGCCCCACTTGGAGGTGGAGCCCGTGCCGCCGTCGCCCTCGTAAAAGGTCTTCGGGTCCCAGCGCTCGGCCGGCACCTCGGTGATCGCGTCGTGGTTCGCGAGCACGTGCGCCCAGAACTCGGCGAGCTCGGCGGCCTGCGGGAAGACGCCCGCCATGCCGACGATCGCGATGTCGAGCCCGGCGTCGCCGTCGCTGCCCGGGGTGAGGTCGAGCTCGGCGGCCCGGGCGGCCAGGAACTCCGCCGCGCCGCTCGTCACCGACGCGTGCAGCTCGGCCACCGTGGTCACCGACGACCGCAGCCGCGCGACGTCGCCGATCATCACCATGCCGTCACGGGCCTGGGTGTTCTCGTCGACGGGGATGAGCGCGTTGCCCTCACGTCGGATGCCCTTGCTCGCGATCCGGAGCCGGCCGACGTTGAGCTT of the Sporichthya polymorpha DSM 43042 genome contains:
- a CDS encoding type I polyketide synthase, which translates into the protein MRQSTTDSTGGTAVAIVGMAAVLPGAPDLATYRENLRAGVDAISDVPASRWDPEFYDPGAAKTRPGDRMYCRRGGFVGEVTIDPMRFGIMPMAVGDIEAEQLVALATAAAAIDDAGGPDTLGDRRKVGIVLGRGGYFNAGMARFVDRVRTANQLVATLRELMPGISDDQLEAVRASFSARAGDLREESGIDLMVPNLVASRTANRLDLAGPAYTVDAACASSLIAVDHAVRDLASGRCDVVLAGGVHHCHDITFWSGFNLLGALSPSERIRPFHRGADGILIGEGTAIVVLKRLADVRDDERVYAVIRGTGVAGDGRAASLMAPQSSGQVAAMNAAWAAAGIDPRTPGSVGLIEAHGTATVAGDATELASLTEVFGPASGGADIGIGSVKSMIGHAMPAAGAAGLIKAALAVSEGFLPPTLHCDDPHPALEGTRFAPVTARREWETDGPRRAGVNAFGFGGINAHVVLEDLRSSDSSVYLVASEDVAAIATTSSDAKPEAAAEKVLLFTGADAAAIAAQLDADDDTLLARDDTWAPPVGGPARLAIVNPDAKRLALARKVVAQGKPWRGRNDVWFSTSPLLGPGGGRVAFLFPGLEEVFSPRVDDVAAHFGLPPVRSAADAGLGRRGLELAGVGRLLDRALRAMDIRPDVVAGHSIGEWSALIAAGGAPFEEFADSTRAFDSGPGVPDLVFAVLGCGASVAVEAIAGLERVVLSHDNCPHQSIICGEQAQVDVALDRLRERGVAGSLLPFKSGFHTPYLEPYLGPTREFIAGLTLRQVSVPLWSATTVAPYPAEDAEVRSLLLRNLVEPVRFGPLIQRLYAEGVRAFVQVGTGSLPGFVEDTLDNPATPHLVISANIPKRTGLEQLRRVAAALWTEGAAPRFSRLAAEQPTEDPAPAAPAPRRPGLAVPLQLGSPLLRLVDPPTLTTPTPTPTGDVISSGIGPIGGDVISSGGGAVAEEFRAFVGEANAAAADVLAAASPESAAQHRRPSPESAAQHPGTQNRGAGVRFRGEGSRGEGGPRSAVTERRMSLRSDPYLADHALLQAPAEAPAEARYPIVPMTGTIALIVEAAASLVPERLVTGVRGVRALRPLAVEPEIALRITATEQPREDGGADLTVVSVVVDGSVGNGPVETYARATVLLADEYPAPPALRDAPLTGERAPATDARGLYSERWMFHGPEFQGVRELTAIADDGVRGVVAELPAPGSLLDAAGQLLGYWVAIHPENALVLPATIGSVSFFGPPPAVGATYATVVRVRSATDVEVVADLELRDGAGNLWCHVTGWTDRRLEGDPVTVEAFRRPASSTLAQEQPGGWFLLVEPWTDPVARDLARRQYLAPAEESELAGRTPRAARHWLLGRIAAKDAVRAHRWAEGHGPIYPAEVGIANDSLGAPYATGPGEGVRLSLAHSGPFAVALAGSGDGGVGIDLELVADAPAEAALLTESERELLETVAPAGGDPALRAQWVTRFWTAKEAVAKAAGTGLGGRPARFVVTRAENDRLLVVVDGNGRWVSTRSGELPVPYAVGWTRESDILGTNLGS